atacctttaattccagtactctggaggcagaggcaagaagatctctgtgccagcctggtctacagagtaagctctaggacaaccagggttattgttattacaaaacaaaaacaaacaaaaaaaagagttgctaATCTATCTGCTTGGAAGTGGGGTGGGGCGGCAGggggggtgtggggtgtgtgtgtgtggggacaTTTTTAAAGACAGCACCCTGCTGTGGACTGAGGGGAGTGAGTTCACTCAGGTTCCTAGAGAGAAGGCAGCAGCACTCTAAGGACGACTTCAGCCTTTCCAGCTGCAGGGGGCTCAGCCTATCAGCACTGAGACCCCTTTCCTTAGCCAAGGACCTCTTTACAGCTTTCTAATTTACACCTTTAAGAAGCTATTTGCATATCCCCCCAAACATCCAAACTAAGCTTCCAAAGGGACAATGCTAAATGCAAATTCTCAATTAAGGAATACCGCAGTGTGCTAGATTTTTCTCCCAACCAAGTTTTGTATAGCCTTTCTTCCTCAGGAAACTCTCAAACAGGATTCACACAGGTTAAACAGAAGGTGCTGAAGACAAAGGGAAGATGAAGGTTAAGTGCCAACATTCAAGAGCCAGTTCTCCCTATAGGGCCTGGCTCAAGCTAACCCAGAGTTTATTATGCAGCACATACTGGCTCTGAACTCTCAATCCCCCTGCCTGTCTGCTAAACTAGTGCAGGGATTACAAGCACTCATTATCATACCTGGCCTGTTTGGATATTTCTGCTTAAATACATTGTAAAATAATTGGAGATTGTGAAATTAGTTTTGGTAAGAAAGCAGAGATTTTTCTGGATAAACAAAATCAAGTCATAACAtagtatttgtttataaaatatataattttgagtAACTATGAGTGCTCTACAGAGTCTAGTTAAACTTAATTTTGCTTGAAGAATGTAATAAAAactacacatatataatttatactatatatatggtCATTTTAAATTTGCTGATTATATCAATAAAAAGGAGCACAACTTTGTAACTGAATGTAAAACAAACCATTCAACAAATGTAGATTAGTTATTTGGGTGGATTGTTCTATAAGTGACATACCTTAAAATACAAtctgtagatttattttttataaaagtataGTAGTTCTATAAATAGCAGGGTTTGTAGTTCTTGGGTATGTTTTAGCTGGGGGCTGGAGGCCAGATAAAGAGTATACCAtctataaataaatgcaaaactaTATAGAAAGTTGCTATTTTCCAGGGATAACCCATACAATATCCTTAtattctctgagccatctgtAACCCAAACGCAAATTTAAAAGCAATAGCATAGGGTAAGAGTAAAGCTTCCCACTTTAGAATACACCTTCATTTCCTAATATGCTAAACTGTGATTCAAGAGTCAATGCACACGTGATGAGACACTGAATATATAAATGAGGTAAAAACACTAGTGTTCTCTTCAGTACCAACAGCAGAAAAAGATTCTCTACAATTAactatactattttatatttgaagGGAATTATCACTAGTCAAAAAGGATTGATAATGATAAAAAAGAGGATCTTGGATTTCTTGGTACTGTTTCTCTGCTTGCCACATAATCATATAATAAAAAGGCAGTCTTTAAAGATGCCATACAGAAGAGGGCATTCTGCACATTCCCAATGCAACAAAGTACGATATTCACGGCATTCCCTGGATTATCACGTCCGCATCATCTACACACTGCCCCTTCTGCCTAGGCTGTCTCCCTTAGGAGCCTGTCAGTTCCACCTGCTCTGACTACTTTTCTGACCTCATCGACTCCTGTGGTTTTTACTTTCACCTCCTGTAAGAACAGAAGCTCCAGCTCTATTAGTGATAGAGGAACAAAATGATGCTGAGAGCTCACTCATTATCTATGCTCGAATTCAGAACATTAAATTTGTGCGTGTCAAATTACAAGGTGCTCAAAATTTAGCTTCACTGCAACTCAAGTGACAGAAAAACATGGGAATGAGAATTTAGAAGCCCTTGAATCTGCCTTAGATACAGCTTAAATGGAACTGGCCTATAAAAAGTACTTTATGGTCTCACAAAGTCTCCTGAATGTCTCGAAAACACAGCAGTATTCAACTGTATTCGTGACACAGTACTGAAACCTTTATTAGGCATCTAAGATCTACTGCCAAACACACTATTTAGAAGACCATGACAAAACAGTTTCCTAGAAGTTTATAAGAAACAGACAAACCATACTCTTAGAAAACATACAGCAGAAATCTGGCTAGATGACCTTACAACTCCCTCAAAAGCAGCAGAGGTGGACAAGCTACTTACTTCATTCAGTCCCTTTGATGGCGGGGAAAACAAAAATGTTCCAGCTATGACTTCTGTTTTTCCTGGTGTAGGGGACTAAATTCAGGGCTTTGCACCTGCTAGGCAATTGCTCCAACCACTGAGCCACGATCTCAACTCCCAGCCTTGGCTTTGAAGCAAGAATGGATCTATTTTAAACAGGCAATTATGGGCAAGCTGGCAAGAGCATCACGTCAAGAATGGCACTGAGATACCTAGAGATGAAACTGGCCACACCCAAAGTGTAGTAAATACATAATTCTCATAGAAGTGGGATAGCCAAGATGACCACAACAAACTGTCAACACAAAACCAGGATCTCTACCTCAAGGGgccaaagggatttttttttagacagggtctcacgtagtcCCAGCCACCCTTCAACTTACTATGAAAGACTGGTCTTAAACTctaatttctgattctcctgcctcatcatGGCTCAGAACCTTAAATTATACCTCCCTAAGCCCAAAGACCAAGTTTAAGAACATACAATTACAGAACAAAAGCAGTTCAGAATAGTATACAAATAGGTCATTatcaatttcaaaatataaatcttaaaataagtGAAGTCACCAGAGAAGCTCAGAAACAAGTCAATAAGGAACAGCCCACAACAAAATGCTTATGACGCAAGAACAAGCAACCTTCCCTAAAATAATCCAGCAGTGACTTAATCAGACGACCACTGAACAGCATCTGCATATATTCTTCTACTTGAAAAGAACTGAATCTGccaaaaataatgctttaaacAATAATTGGGATCTTAAGTAACGGTATCAACTGTGAAGTAAATTTGGCTGTGTGGCCTGATTTATAAATACCCTTTTGGAGTTTGTTTGGGAGGATCTCGGTGTTGCATCACTTCCTGAGTGACTAGGAGTTAAGTTTCTGAACACATAAATGTGGGAACCCAACCCTGAACTATGGAACTCCATGAAAGCACAGCTACCTTAAGACAGCAATGTCCAGGCAACTGGCTAACTCTACTTCTTTTCACTAGATTGTAGGAAGCAGCAAACAGAGTGAGTGAGAAACATCCAGGAGGCCCAGAGGAACAGAAGCACCCAGCCCAAAGTACAGCCCACCAGATTCACACGCCAGCCTTTCCAGCCGCAGGTACCTGTGCAGTCTGGTCATGTAGAACATGGACATTATATCCCAAAAGCTTGAAGAGGGTGACTAGAGTACTGTGGTCCACATCCCCTCCAGAGCGAAATTCCAGGTCTTTCTCTCCAGTGAAGTGCACATTACTCAACACCAGTGCCAGGCCACGAGGCTGAGACTGCAACCTATAGGCCTAGAAGGAGGAGGCCAATTAGACCACGAGCCTCTTGATGACAGGCAACGTGGTTACTCAATGACATCAAGCATTTCAAAACACACCCCAAACAACAATCCTTATCCTCAAAGCAGACAACTCCCCAAATCCAGcctctgctattttttttttttaaccataccAGGTAAAAAGGCAATGCCACAGAAGGTATCAGTCAACAAGGAAACAaggacactttcttttttttttttttttttttttttNNNNNNNNNNNNNNNNNNNNNNNNNNNNNNNNNNNNNNNNNNNNNNNNNNNNNNNNNNNNNNNNNNNNNNNNNNNNNNNNNNNNNNNNNNNNNNNNNNNNagggtttctctgtggttttggagcctctcctggaactagctcttgtagaccaggctggtctcgaactcacagagatccgcctgcctccacctcccgagtgctgggattaaaggcgtgcgccaccaccgcctggcttcaacAAGGACACTTTCTGACAGGGCAGCAAGAAAACATGCAAACCAGGTTCAGAAGAACAGGTCTCTCACTCCCCACCACTCTCTTTGAAATTATGCAAACTCACCAGCTGGTAGTGTGCCTGATAAAACTCAGGAGTGCATGGCTTCACCTGAAGGCAGGGAGGACCATCCCCATTATCTAAGGAGTGTTCCATGGGACCTATGGTAGGGAGAATGCCAAAAGCTGGTATACACTTCAGCACTGCTCCTTATAACTCCATTAATTAATCAGTTTAGCTGTAGGCAGCCCTTTAAACTGAGGTTCCAATGAAATTATTCCTCCAACATGTAAGTCTGTAAGTCAACAAACCATGTTGACCTCTGCTAATCCCTGGGCCCCCACCCATGGCTTCATAAAGAAGACTCGCTGAGTGATGGAAAGGGATTCTGAGACAAGCCTGGTTTTAATCACCTCAGGAGAAACATGGAGCCTTTTCTTGTTTGgctttaaagacaaaacaatcaATCATTCACAGGAAATCATGGTCCCCATCTGAATAAGTTACACAAAAAGCCAATTGTTTTGAAGACTACTACCTGTGATGAAGGGAAATGGGTCCGACTTAAATCCCTTCTAAACTGCCCTGTCAGCCCGTCAAAAGTTCACAGAGAACTGTTCCTATCAGGAAATATACctcagcattcagaaagcagGTAGGTCAGTGTGGGAGGGCCCTTCTGTGCCATTCATTCTCACCTGTGGACAGGCGGAGCTGCTTGTGAGGGGGGCAGGTCTCACACACCGAGAAAGGGAGACTTGTGTCATAGTCACAGCTCAACTGGAAGAAATCGAGACTcaccatcaaagacctcagagaGACATTCAAGTGTCTGTCTCGCTGTGCCCCCTGCCCCGTATCCTTTCTGGCCAAACTAACACAGCCCAGGGTGCATTTCTAGGGTTTCATACCGGTGGGAGTTCATGCTGAATATCAGAGAGGGTTGTGAGCAGCAAGTCTTCCAAATGACTTTGCCTGGTCTCTCGCAGGGCCTCACAGAAGGCATCAAAAGCCTGGGGTCCCCTCTTGGGCAGCAGGTTGAGGAGTTCCACATTCTGGCTAAAACTGCCTCCTTTGGCCTAAGGCACAAAAATAAAACGTTACATTACATTTACATATCTAATTGTAAACGCCATTTTTTCATATGAGCTTTGAAGTAGTGGTCTTATTCATCTTAGGAATTCCTCTTTACAGAGTGAACAAGCACAGGTGAGGTTTGCTGTCCTTAGCCAAGGGGCACATTCTTTCACAGGTTCATCTTCTGGGCCTCTTCCACCGCGGTACCTGGATGAGCTCCCTCATTTCCAGTGTGATGATGTCCTTCTCTAGGAGATGCTCTAACAGCTCACTCAGCAGCAGCTGCTTGGCCAGCACGACTCGGTTCTTTTTCAGAGTTTCCTGGTGGTCAGGGTGCATACCACACACTGCCAATATCCTACAGAgggaaggcagacagaggcaCTGTCAGGTCTAAGCCTGGACACAGAGGAGAAGTGAGAAAGAAGAACGAAACGGACTTAGGAGCAATAGGAGGTGTTATTTTGTGAAATCTCTTTCAATCAAAACGTCCTAGGGAGTAATGTACTGACCCTAAGCAAATAAGGCATAATTCTCTAGAGAAGGTCTACATCAGACTGTCTGAAACCGTGATCCGACCAGGAGAGAAGTAGCTATCTTGGTCAAATTAATATAAAGAAGCATAAATATATCCAAGAGAACAAACACTCCTCTGATAGACAAGTTCTAACATTCAGAAAACATGACCATACTTTTTCTTAGGAAACTAACCTAAGTCAAAAACAATCTTAGGGcagtaataaaatacaaaatgtaaagcCAACAGTCATGTttttaaccacacacacacacacacacacacacacacacacacacacactttctctagGCTGTTCACATAAATtacatcaaaaatattttacaattccATGATAAACTAATgctaaaaatgatcaaaatcCCACAAGGTATGGGTAAGTAGAAATTAACAGTCACAGTAGATAGATACCAATGATGAGCACAACATAACTTGTAATCACAAGGATAGTGCAAGCAATGGTTATTTGAGTGATTTAGTTTACCACTGAGAGCTGTATTTGAAAGAGTCCCTAGTTTTGCTCTCAAATTTGGAAAGAGACCTGCTTCGGCTCAcgaataataatttaaaaaaatcccatttcCAATATGTCCTTTATGTGCCCAATGAATATTAATCCAGGATCTCCAGTTTGTTTAGTATAAGACAACACTTAGGGTCTGATGGCAGTACAGGTGATATTGTAACAGACTCactttatataataaaacatttttagctGCATCTTGATTTCAAAGAGGGTAAAATATAGGGGACCAAATAAGCATCTCCAATCAGTGAAATATCAAGCATTGGTGGAATGGCCCTAGCTTAAAGATTCCTTGAGAAGTGTACAGTTGGATGGAAAAACAGGGTCCTGGGAAATTTGCATTAGCAAGAGGTATAAGAGGCAGATCAAGTATTTAGACCGTATCCACTATCTCAAAATTCACTCGAACCTGCTACAGCAACAACTTTGGGAATTTCAAACTTCAGATAAGAATCACTTCATCACAAGACAACACAGTAGTGGAGCTAAACATAAATTCTGgggaaaataaagttaatacCGCAGCTGTTGGTTAGGTATATCCTTAGGTACACAGTCAATGGTGCCGCAGCGCTTATCAGGAACATTCACTTCTTAAAAGGTTGCTTTTTTAGCTTCCACACTGTACTTTCTCCGTGTCCACACAGCCCAACACACTCTGCTTTCCTTCAGGGGGCTTCTGACCACCCTCTTCCCTATGATAGGAAAAGGCCTGGAGCTGTGTGTAGATCAAGCGAGCCTTGGGTTCCCGCCCCTTTTGCCCAGCCACCAGGCTTCCAGGATTACAGTCCAACAGCCTTTAAGCGCTGACATTGCGCTAGGCAGCCCCCCACCAAAAGGCTCTTCCCTAGGCAATTTCATTTATAGGCACAGCTTACTGACTCCAGTTCTGAACCCTCTTCTGTCCCAGGCTTGATATGGAACTAGGCAGCCACCAGTTTTTATCTGAAGCGCCACCCATTACGCACACCTGCTACTTCCTTCATTTCAAACTGCGAGGAGAGGCTTAACAACGACCTTCCCAAAAGTTTCCAATCTCCTGGACTTCTAGGAAACCCCTGgaaaggggaatggagaaaaacgACACCAGGAGGAGTCTAACGTTTTGCTTCTGCGTTCTCCGAAGGTTCCCGTGTCTAATTTAATGTTACAGATTTGGACAGGAAATAGTCCATTGTGTCCTCCTGGGCCATGTTTGCACCGAAACTGACTGGGGAGAAAGGGCAGACAAGGGAAACATCAAAGGATCCAAATCCCCTACACCTGTGTGCAATTCACTGACAAACATCTATTACTCGGGAAAGCAGCGCAGGTCACGTTACAGTCACTGCAAACCAAAAGCGCCCCAGGCCGAGCTAAGAAGTCTGCAGGTCTCCTTGGCTAGGGGAGGTTTGATTTGAAATCCTCAGGCGAGAACTGGAGGGGAAAAGACGGAGCATCTTCTCCAGACACGCCGCAGGCGAAATCTAGCGGGACTGACAGGACCCACTCTTGTCCAGACGCCCCTGCGCTGGACAAAGGAGGCTGCCGCAGCCTCTGCCCACGGGGGACCAGGCCAAGACGCCGCGCAACTCGTCCGGCCGCCTCCTCCGCCCTGCCCTGCTCACCTGCTCCTCCTGTCAGCCGCCATCAGTCCCTTTCTGTGCAGAGTGGACGGCGACCTCCCGCTCGGCGACGCCATTTCCAGTTTTTCCCGGGCTGCACACGTACCACCCACAATACAAACAAACCCCAGGCCGCGCCAGCCCCCGCatccctccccccgcccccagcctccCACCCTCGCCGCGCCTGCGCACGCCCCGCCCCGACGCCACAGGCCTCGTTTCTACCCGGGCTCGCGCAAGCGCACACTGCTTGCCGGGACCCGCACCACCCAACGGGCAGAGAGGAGGCTCTGGGAGGAACGGGAAGGGGCGGGGAAAAGAGCGGCGCTTCTCCCGCCGGGAGATTTGATTGGTTATCGATTCCCGCGGAAACCGCAGCCCCCTCCCCTGGTACCTCCGGCCCCTCCTTCAATAACTACAGTGAAACCAAAGAGGGTTGGGCTCCTCATTGTTCGCCTTGAACTTCCAGGGCCCGGGTACGCAGAAGGTGGAAAGCACTAGAAGGCGCTCATCTCCGAGCCTGGAGTTGCTCCTGGTCGCACTTATCCTACCTGATGGCCCCCGTGCTGTCCGTAATTAGATTTCTCTCTCCTATTTACTAGTTGTCCCAAGGCACGGTTATCAAATCGTGTGAATTGCCTGGTTTGTATTGAAAACAATAGGCACCGGGGTTAGGATTTGACTcgagttatttttatgttttttttttttaactagcattttggttttgtgaaaactctccagcccccctcaccCTTAGAGTCTCTAATTACCCTGTTACGTAATACCCCACCAGGAATCTAAGCGAGGTTTGATGAAACAGCTGTCACTCCGATGTACcactccagtttctctctctctctctctcatcttccacCTTACTTTGGAAATGCTGGACGTCAGATGGGCTCCAGAATTTTTCCAGATGAATCCAACTGCCACCCATATCTCAAATGGGAAGGGCTTTCCATAGTCTGCCTCCCGGCTGGTTTGAAGACCCCCTCTATGACGTTCGGGCAGGCAAAACCAGTTTCTGATTAAGTAGATAGTAGGAAATGCTGGGCAGAGGAGTGCCGCGATGATAAGTTCTGAGAGCATCGCCTAGGGAAGTATCCATTTGTCTTCATAGAAAACATTGTCATCTTCAGGGTAAGCAAAACAGATGTCGTAGGCAGGGGGTGGAGTAGTGGGCTCCAATTTGGGGGCCACCCTCAAGCTTTGCAGATCGGGAGCAGTGGATGCAACTCGTGGGCCCCTAAGTCGAAGAGCTCCTCCAGGATTTCCTCTGCGAGACATTGTCCCCTCTGAGCCCACTCGTCTCTTCAGCCTTCCTGGGCTGGGCCTCTCTAGCTGGCTAGGCTGCGCCCCCTCAACTCCTGGGGCTATAACGACACTGCTGTAAGGGGGTGGTTGCTCCAGCTCTTGGAGGTGGTGCTGTGTTTCTGAGTCCATCACTACGGCCTGTTCATAGGTTGGTACCTCAAAAGCCTCATTGACCCTGTGGGAGGAGAAACACAGCCATTAGTGACTGCCTGAACGgagtctttttttccatttcactcTGGCAAAAGACCCCTCTATTGTCTTCTGACTGTTGCTCTTAAATAATACCAGtgacagaagaaagcagaatcTAGGCTTAAGAAACTAAGGGCTTCAAGGGAATAAGGGCCTacgacagtggttctcaacaagTGGGTTGCGACCCTTTGAGGGGGATCTCATCAGATATCTTGAAGacatttatgttatgattcatgatagtagcaaaattacaaagtagcaatgaattaattttacagttgagggtcaccacaacacaaggcactgtattaaagggccacagctaAGGAAGGTCCTGTCACCCCACTTTCCTCACCGCGCATTGCCTGGGGCCTCTGAATTCTCAGTCTGCCTTGAGCTCTGCCTAGATCGGAGGCTCCGTTCCACCACACAGGCGAAGAGGCAGGCAAGAAAGCAGAAGCCAGCcaagcagaggaagaaataagcaaaagGGGCAATGTTAGGCTGTATGACCAGTAAAGCCAGCCCCAGAAGGAGCGAGGCACTGCTCaggaagagaaatgactgctTCAGTTTCTCCCACAACTGCCTTGGCACCATGGTCCCTCCCAGGGCACCTGTAGAGAGACAAACAGTTGTGTGTTAGCTTGTCACTGGCACCACACCAGGGCCAGACcccaaagtaaaaatattatgCTCTTCTCTGTAGGTTCCCAGTTTTCAGTCTGAAACACATGATCTTCAGGGCCTCCGGGGGCTCCATCGTGCCCTTTAGGTTATGGGTGTGGAAAGCTGGGAACCTAGTCTGACTCAGCCTCATGTGAGTTTCCTATGCCTGGGCACTGCCTGccttccctgctttctctctttcctgcagTCTCCCTTCCAGCTCCCAAGTATACCATGCAGGATCCAGGGCCAGCAACGCTGCCTGTGGCCTCAGTGCACACAGGCATCTCTGGAATCCAGGTGATCAGTCAGGCTTTTCACTTTTCCTGCTCTGGTCAGACCTCCATTCTTCTCCcggccccctcccccaaccccgtATGACCCTGCTGGAAAGACAGAGAGCGCTCAACACTTACCTCTCAGCCTGACTTTTGCTGTCTGCCACAGTTGAGTCAACCCATGCTCTGGATGGAGGAGAATGCGAACCAAGACACAACAAGGCCACAGGGACACCAACTACGTGAGAAAAAATCTTAGAAAGGCCTAAGGCAACCACCAGAAGTTCTAATAACTTTCCACACCCCAAGTAGTCCCTACCCAGGCCTCTTCCCTCAAGTCATTAAGCTCTGATTTCAAGTTTCCTGTCAGCACAGAGGCTGGGAGGTGCATGGGAAGGGGACACCTTTTCTCCGAGGAAACAGCGACAGTCAATCTCAAGACAGCTCCCCCCGGCTAGACTCCCTGCCACTTTCCTGAGTTCGGTGTAACAAGAACTCGCAGAAGCTCTCCTCCCAGACCAACCCAACTCCTGCGCCCTGCGCCCCGCCCCTCCAGGAGGCCTCCGGAGCTCGCTCACCTGTCTCCTAGGGACACGGAAAACCGGTCGCTGACCCCGAACTCAGCGGCAGAAGGCGGAGCCCACTTGCCCCACCCTCTCTTCTGCCCCAATCCTGCCTTCAAACCTAGTTTTTCTCCACCCCTTTCTCCCAAGACTGACCTGTTACCGCTCCTCCTTAAGGCCCAGTTCACCCACCGCCAAAGCTCTGTCCCCTCTGCTTCTCAATGGCCTTTGTACTTAGGACCGGGAATTAGTCTTTCCCTGGTCTTACTCAAAGCAACTTGGGCGCTGATCGCAATCCTAAGCACAAAGAactttctgatttgttttgtaCCTGTCTTTCCTGAACGGCTGGAGCAGACAGTGGTGTATTTCAATTCTGGGCACAGAGGGAGCCATGGGCGAAATCTGAGTGGTGCTTCAGGCCTCTGCAGTTTGTGTTTGTGGATTCTTTGTCTTGGAGAGTCGGAAGTGTGCTCTTGTTTCCCAGCTCAGTTAAATGGCTTCTTACAAATCCGAGTCCTTACAAATGAAGACTGCTTTAGAATCTGCACTGCATAACCACGTCCTTCTTTTCTCTGCTCCAACTTTTGCTTGGTTATGTAATACTCTCTGTTTCTTTACTGGTCTTATACTTTGAGTTTCTCAAGAGAAGTGATTCTATTCAGTCTTCTTCAAATCCCCGAAAGTAAGTGGATTCTTGACATTGGGTAGCTTCACTCTGCTGGGTTTCTGCCCTACTCTAGTGCTCTAGTTGTGCGAAGGGCCGTGAGACTGAGAGAGGGAGGTGGCTGGGGCCCTCCTGTGTCCCAGGGTCAGAACCCAGTGGACTCTGTTCCTTTGCTGCGTTAGCATTGGGCAAACCCAAGAGCGGCTGGAACACAAATATAATCCAGGATCTCCAGGTATGGTTGAGGGGACCCTACACAAGactgatggagagagagaaagtgtgtgtggatTTGTGAATGAACATATCTGAGTAGTGTATGTGGGTTGTGGTGGGACTTCTGAGCGAACCTCTGTCGGTGCTTGCTCCGGAACAAAAGAGGGGGCGTGGCAG
This genomic interval from Microtus ochrogaster isolate Prairie Vole_2 linkage group LG12, MicOch1.0, whole genome shotgun sequence contains the following:
- the Casp2 gene encoding caspase-2 isoform X2, translated to MASPSGRSPSTLHRKGLMAADRRSRILAVCGMHPDHQETLKKNRVVLAKQLLLSELLEHLLEKDIITLEMRELIQAKGGSFSQNVELLNLLPKRGPQAFDAFCEALRETRQSHLEDLLLTTLSDIQHELPPLSCDYDTSLPFSVCETCPPHKQLRLSTGPMEHSLDNGDGPPCLQVKPCTPEFYQAHYQLAYRLQSQPRGLALVLSNVHFTGEKDLEFRSGGDVDHSTLVTLFKLLGYNVHVLHDQTAQEMQEKLQNFAQLPAHRVTDSCIVALLSHGVEGGIYGVDGKLLQLQEVFRLFDNANCPSLQNKPKMFFIQACRGGAIGSLGHLLLFTAATASLAL
- the Tmem139 gene encoding transmembrane protein 139, which translates into the protein MVPRQLWEKLKQSFLFLSSASLLLGLALLVIQPNIAPFAYFFLCLAGFCFLACLFACVVERSLRSRQSSRQTENSEAPGNARVNEAFEVPTYEQAVVMDSETQHHLQELEQPPPYSSVVIAPGVEGAQPSQLERPSPGRLKRRVGSEGTMSRRGNPGGALRLRGPRVASTAPDLQSLRVAPKLEPTTPPPAYDICFAYPEDDNVFYEDKWILP
- the Casp2 gene encoding caspase-2 isoform X1, which gives rise to MASPSGRSPSTLHRKGLMAADRRSRILAVCGMHPDHQETLKKNRVVLAKQLLLSELLEHLLEKDIITLEMRELIQAKGGSFSQNVELLNLLPKRGPQAFDAFCEALRETRQSHLEDLLLTTLSDIQHELPPLSCDYDTSLPFSVCETCPPHKQLRLSTGPMEHSLDNGDGPPCLQVKPCTPEFYQAHYQLAYRLQSQPRGLALVLSNVHFTGEKDLEFRSGGDVDHSTLVTLFKLLGYNVHVLHDQTAQEMQEKLQNFAQLPAHRVTDSCIVALLSHGVEGGIYGVDGKLLQLQEVFRLFDNANCPSLQNKPKMFFIQACRGDETDRGVDQHDGNNRPQPPGCEESDAGKEELLKMRLPTRSDMICGYACLKGTAAMRNTKRGSWYIEALTRVFSERACDMHVADMLVKVNALIKEREGYAPGTEFHRCKEMSEYCSTLCRQLYLFPGHPPT